CCGCGGCCACGGCGCCATAACCCGACGCGGGCTCCGGCATGCGGCTGGGCCCCGCGCTGCCCAGACCCCAGGCCACCAGAGTGCCCGAAGCCGTCAGCACCATGCTGTGCAGATTGCCCGCCGAAAGGGCCACCACGGCCTCATCGATCACAGGTACATCGGTCTGGCCCCAGTTGTTCAATCCCCAGGCTACCACGCTGCCGTCACTCTTCAAGCCCAGATTGTGATCCAGACCAGCGGCAATCGCGATGAATCCGCTGTTGGGTTCGGGCACATCGCACTGTCCCGAGCTGTTGTAACCCCAGGCCTCGATGCTGCCGTTGGCCTTGAGGGCCAGGCTGTGATCCTCGCCGCAGGAGATGGCGATGAACCCCGTGTTGGGCACCGGCAGTGTGCACTGCCCCAGACTGTTGTTGCCCCAGGCGCGCAGCGAGCCATCGGCCTTGAGGGCCAGGCTGTGGCGTCCGCCACCGGCCACGGCCGTGAAGGCCGAGTTGGGCTGGGGCAGATCACACTGGCCTTCCGTGTTGTCCCCCCAGGCCACGAGGCTGCCATCGGCGCGCAGGGCCAGATTGTGGTTGAAGCCGGCGCTGGCCGCGATGAAGCCGCTGTTGGGACTGGGCAGGCGACACTGGCCCAGTTCATCGTTGCCCCAGGCCACCAGAGTGCTGTCCTGGCGCAGGGCCAGGCTGTGGATCTGACCCCCGTCCAGGCTGTGCAGGTTCTGCAGGGCCGCCTGGGGTTGCACGATCCAGCGTCCCCAGCCGCTCACGCTGCCTTCGGCGCGCAGACCGGGCGCGAGAGCGAGCAGCAGCAGCATGGAGTGGAGCAGTGGCATGAGACTCATCGGGGACCGCCTGGCAATGACATGGAGCGTGACTGTGTCGAAGGGGGGAAGAGACATTTCAGGCGGGCAAAAGGCAAGCGGGAAGTGAACAGGATTCATCCGGGCCGCGGCGGGCCACCCCGCGTCGCGCTCAGTCGAAGACGACGGTGCGGTTGCCCACGGTCAGCACCTTGGCGGAAAGATGTTGGTGCACGGCCCGTGCCAGCACCAGCTGTTCCAGGTCGCGGCCCTTGCGGATCAGGTCGTGCACGTCGTCGCGATGGCTGACCCGGGTCACTTCCTGTTCGATGATCGGACCGGCATCCAGTTCCTTCGTCACATAGTGCGCGGTGGCCCCGATCAGCTTCACGCCCCGCTCAAGCGCACTGTGATAGGGCCGGGCGCCGGGAAACGCCGGCAGGAAACTGTGGTGGATGTTGATCACCCGGTGGTGCCAGCGGGCCAGGAATTCCGCTGACACAATCTGCATGTAACGTGCCAGCACCACCAGGTCGATGGCACATTCCTCGAGCAATGCCTGCTGGCGCTGTTCCAGCTGCGTGCGCCCCAGCTCCTGGGGATCAAGGCATTCGAAGCGGACACCGAACTGCTGGGCCACCCGCTCCAGGTGACGATGGTTGCTGATCACCAGCGGGATGTCGCAGTCCAGTTCACCCGATTGCCAGCGGGCCAGCAGGTCGTAGATGCAATGAGCCTGTTTGGTCACGAAGATCGCCATGCGCTGGCGCTTGCCGGGCATCTGCAGCTGCCAGTGCATGCGCAGCGGGCCCGCCAGTTCCTCGTCAAAGGCCTGCACGAAGGCATCATCCACCAGCGAAAACCCCGCCAGACCCCACTCCACGCGCATGCAGAACAGGCCCTCGGACTGGTCGACATGCTCATCCAGATCGAGGATGTTGCCGCCATGCCGCTGGATCCAACCGGTCACGCGGGCGATCAGGCCGGGAGAATCCTGGCAGTGGATCAGGAGAACGGCGGTATTGCGCGGGCGGGGCATGTGGATTCCTTTCATGGGCTTGATGCAGCCTGTCATATCGGCTGGCGAGGGGGCCATCCGGACTGCCCCTCACGCGGCTGTCAATTCTCCACCTGAGATTGATCAAGTGGGCCGCCCGCTCAAGGTGCCATTTTGGGCCGGTCTTTCGGGGACTCTCCCCACGACCGGGTTCACAAGCAACTGTACATAAGAGGCACGCATGGAACGCAGACAACTGATGCTGGATGGCAACGAGGCCGCGGCCCGGGTCGCCTACCTGCTGAACGAAGTGATTGCCATCTATCCGATCACCCCCGCTTCGTCGATGGGGGAATGGGCCGACCAGTGGGCCTCGGAAGGCAAGCCCAATCTCTGGGGCACCGTGCCCCACGTGGAAGAACTGCAGAGCGAAGCCGGGGCCGCCGGCGCCCTGCACGGCGCGCTGCAGGCGGGCGCTCTGGCCACCACCTTCACCGCCAGCCAGGGGCTGCTGCTGATGCTGCCCAACATGTTCAAGATCGCCGGCGAACTGACGCCCGCCGTGATCCATGTGGCCGCCCGCTCGCTGGCCGCCCAGGCTCTTTCGATCTTCGGAGACCACAGCGACGTGATGAGCGTGCGCTCGACGGGCTTCGCGATGCTGGCCGCCAACAGTGTCCAGGAAGCCCAGGACATGGCTGCGGTGGCCCATGTGGCCAGCCTGGAGTCGCGGATTCCCTTCCTGCATTTCTTCGACGGCTTCCGCACCTCGCACGAGGTGGCCAAGATCACCTCGCTGGGGCGCGAGGAGCTGCGCGAACTGCTGGACGAGCGCTTCGTGCTCGAGCACCGCGCGCGCGGACTGACTCCCGACAGGCCCGTGTTGCGCGGCACGGCCCAGAACCCGGACGTGTACTTCCAGGGGCGCGAGACGGTCAATCCCTGGGTCAACGCCTGTCCCACCATCGTCAGTGATGTGATGGAGCGCTTCGGGAAGATCACCGGGCGCCAGTACCGGATCTTCGAGTATCACGGCGCGGCCGACGCCACCGATCTGATCGTGATCATGGGCTCGGGCTCCCAGACCGTGCAGGCCGCCGTGGAAGCCCTGAACGCCCAGGGCCACAAGCTGGGCTGCCTGACGGTGCGGCTCTACCGGCCCTTCGCGGTGGAAACCTTCGTCTCGCTGCTGCCCGCCAGCGTGCAGCGCATCGCCGTGCTCGACCGGGTCAAGGAACCGGGGGCTCCCGGCGACCCGCTCTATCTGGATGTGCGCACCGCAATTGATGAAATGGTCCAGCAGGGCCGTGCGCCCTTCACCAAGGCTCCGGTGGTCACCGGCGGGCGTTATGGCCTCTCGTCCAAGGAGTTCACCCCGGCGATGGTCAAGGCCGTCTTCGACGAACTGCAGAAGGACAACCGGCGCACCCACTTCACCGTGGGCATCACGGACGACCTGACCTTCAGCAGCCTGGACGTGGACCGCGAATTCCGGGTGGAGGACACGCTGGCCACACGCGCCGTGTTCTACGGGCTGGGCAGCGACGGCACTGTGGGTGCCAACAAGAACTCGATCAAGATCATTGGCGAGAACACCGACAACCACGCCCAGGGGTATTTCGTCTACGACTCGAAGAAGTCCGGTTCGATGACCACATCGCACCTGCGCTTCGGTCCCAAGGAGATCCGCAAGCCCTGGCTGATCGACAGCGCGGGTTTCGTGGCCTGCCACCAGCCCCAGTTCCTCGAGAGCATCGACATGCTGGCGGTGGCCGCCCCGGGTGCCACCTTCCTGCTCAACACTCCCTGGCCGGCCGACCAGATCTGGGACAAGCTGCCGCGCAGCGTGCAGCGCACCCTGCTGGAGAAGAAGATCGAGCTGCACGTGATCGACGCGGTGCAGGTGGCCAAGGACGCGGGCATGGGCGGGCGCATCAATACCGTGATGCAGACCTGCTTCTTCGCGATCAGCGGTGTGCTGCCCCGTGACGAAGCCATTCAGGCCATCAAGCACAGCATCGAGAAGACCTACGGCAAGCGCGGTGACGAACTGGTGCGTCGCAATTTCGAGGCCGTGGATGCCTCGCTCGCGCACCTGCACCGGGTCGAGCTGCCGCTCAAGGTCAGCAGCGCCATCGAGATGAAGGATGCGATCCACGGCGAAGCCGACGAATTCGTGCGCCGTGTCACGGCCGAGATCATCGCCGGCCGCGGCGACGCTCTTCCGGTCTCGGCCATTCCCGCCGACGGCACCTGGCCCGTGGGCACCACGCGCTTCGAGAAACGCGACATCGCCAACGAGATTCCGGTCTGGGATCCCGATGTCTGCATCCAGTGCGGAAAATGCGTGCTGGTCTGTCCGCATGCCGTGATCCGTGCCAAGCTGCCCAGCGTGCAGGAGCTGGCCGGTGCTCCCGAGTCCTTCCTGCACACCACGCCCAAGTGGCCCGAGCACAAGGAACGGCGCTACACCCTGCAGGTGGCTCCCGAGGATTGCACCGGCTGCAGCCTGTGTGTCGAGGTCTGCCCGGCCAAGAACAAGAGTGCCGTGGGCCGCAAGGCGATCAACATGGAAGACAAGCTGCCCCTGCTGGCGGCGGAGAAGGCCAATTGGGAATTCTTCGAGTCCATTCCCGAAATGGATCGCGGTGCCCTCAAGCATCACGCGGTGAAGGACATCCAGCTGCTGCAGCCGCTCTTCGAGTTCAGCGGAGCCTGCGCGGGCTGCGGTGAGACACCCTACCTGAAACTGATGACCCAGCTCTTCGGCGATCGCGCCGTGGTGGCCAACGCCACCGGCTGCAGCTCGATCTACGGGGGCAACCTGCCCACCACGCCCTGGGCGGCCAATCACGAAGGGCGCGGTCCGGCCTGGGCCAACAGCCTCTTCGAGGACAATGCCGAATTCGGACTGGGCATGCGCCTCTGCATCGACCGCCAGACCGCCTATGCCAGCGAGCTGCTGACCCGCTTCGCTCCGGTGGTTGGAGAGGAATTGGCGGAAGCGATCCTGAATGCCCCGCAGGAAACGGAAGTGGATCTGAATGCCCAGCGTGAGCGTGTGATACAGCTCAAGTCCGCCCTGGCCGGACTGGACAACCCGGGTGCCTCCGACCTGCTGAGCCTGGCCGACAAGCTGGTGCGCAAGTCGGTCTGGATCATCGGCGGCGATGGCTGGGCCTACGACATCGGCTACGGCGGCGTCGACCAGGTGCTTTCCAGCGGCGCCAATGTCAACATCATGGTACTGGACACCGAAGTGTACTCCAACACGGGCGGTCAGGCCTCCAAGGCCACCCCGCGCGCCGCGGTGGCCAAATTCGCCGCCGGAGGCAAGGACCGGGGCCGCAAGGACCTGGCCCGGATGGCGATGCACTACGAGAATGTCTACGTGGCCCGGGTGGCCATGGGCGCCAACGACGCCCACACGGCCAAGGTGCTGCTGGAAGCCGAGAGCTGGAATGGCCCCAGCCTGATCATCGCCTACAGCCACTGCATCGCCCACGGCTTCGACCTGAAACACGGCATGGACCAGCAGAAGCTGGCGGTGCAGAGCGGTTACTGGCCCCTCTTCCGTCACGACCCGCGTCGCGCCGCCCAGGGCCTGAACCCGGTGCAGCTGGACAGCAAGGAAGGCAGCATTCCGCTGAAGCAGTACATCTACAACGAGAGCCGCTACACCATGCTGGTGCACGCCCGCAAGGAACGCGCCGCGGAGTTGCTGCTGAAGGCCGAACACGACGTGGCCGAGCGCTGGGCCGATCTGCGCGATCTGGCCGGCATGCCCGGACACGGCGAGACCCCCGACTCGGGAAACAAGGATGCATAGCATGAACATGAACACCACCTGGCTCGGCCTGACATTGCGCAATCCCCTGGTCGTCTCGCCCTCACCGCTGTGCGACAGCCTGGACAACCTGCGCCGGATGGAAGACGCGGGTGCGGGCGCGATCGTGCTGCACAGCCTCTTCGAGGAGCAGATCAACGCCGAAAGCCGCGAACTGGACAGCGCCCTGCGCCGTGGCAGCGAAAGCTACTCCGAAGTGATGAGCTATTTCCCCGACCCGGGCGAGCTGAGTCTGGGCGTGGACAGTTATCTGGAACTGCTGCGTGCCGCCAGCGAGAGCCTGGAGATTCCCGTGATCGCCAGCCTCAACGGCGTCTCGAGCGGTGGCTGGATCCAGATCGCCAAGCAACTGGAGCAGGCGGGAGCCGCGGCCCTGGAGCTGAATGCGTATCACATTCCCACCGATCCCAGCCAGAGCGGCGAGGACGTGGAGAAACTCTATGTCTTTCTTGCCCGCGAGCTGCGCGCCGTGGTGCGTCTGCCGCTGGCAATGAAACTGGGTCCCTACTTCAGCGGTTTCGCCAACATGGCCCGGCGCCTCGAGAACGAACAGATCAATGGCCTGGTGCTCTTCAATCGCTTCTACCAGCCCGACTTCGATCTGGAGAACCTCGAGATCCAGCCCAGCCTGCACCTCAGCCGTTCCGACGAGCTGCTGCTGCGCCTGCGCTGGACCGCGATCCTGCATGGTCGCACGGGTCTGGACCTGGGCATCACGGGCGGTGTGCACACCGGTCAGGACGCCCTCAAGTGCATGATGGCCGGCGCGCGCGTGGCCATGCTGACCTCGGCCCTGCTGCGCAACGGCATCGGCCACCTGGGCCGCGTGCTCGAGGAGATGCAGCACTGGATGGAGCGCAAGGAATACGAGTCCATCAGCCAGATGCAAGGCAGCATGAGCCAGCAGGCCGTGGCCAACCCCAACGCCTTCGAGCGTGCCAACTACCTCAAGGTGCTTTCCTCCTACATCCTGTAGGTTCCATTTCTTCCGTGTGTCCCACGAGGCCGTCGGTTCTACCGGCGGCCTCGTGTCGTACTGCAGGACTCCGACATCCTCGCGGAAGCGGGTCGCCATGCAATGGTCCCCATGCTGGCCGCCCCGTTTCGTGGAGATGACGACTCTTTGACCTGAACACTTCAATCTTCCCGCAGGCTTTGTGGCATGCAGCTTGCGTGAGAGCTTGAGACGTGGTGCACAGCGGTCCTGCAAGACTGCTTACCGACCCTCGAGGTCGCCATCCGTCTTTGATTGGAAACAGGATTCGAGCAATTCTTACAAACGGATCAGAATGCTGTTGTGCGACCGTGCAGTTCGCCAGGCCAAACATGAGTTCACAGGTGCATCAGCAGAAGACCAGACATGAGGCCACGATCATGAAGAAGCCCGCCATCACTTTCTGCCTGTTGTGTCTTGCCCCGATCCTCACGACGTGTCCGGTCCTCGCACAGGACAGCGGTTCCCTTGTCAGCTGGGGCGGCATGGTCGTGGTGGAGCCGGATGCATTGGAAGGCCTCGTGGCATTGTCGGCGGGCAGCTATCACAACCTGGGCATCTCGGACAATGGTTCCATCGTGGCCTGGGGTGCGAACTGGTATGGCATCAGCACGCCTCCGGACCCCAACACTGGCTATGCAGCCATCGCGGGCGGCATGTATCAGTGCCTGGGTCTCACGCACGATGGGTCCATCGTCGCCTGGGGCTCCAATCTGTATGGCGAGTGCGATGTGCCGGAACCCAACACGGACTTTGTGGCCGTTGCCGCAGGCGAGACATACAGCATGGGCCTCAAGGCTGACAGTTCCATCGTGGTGTGGGGAACCGACAGTGCTGGCCATTTTTCCGTTCCCGAACCCAACACGGACTTCGTGTCCATCGCCAGTGGCACGTATCACTGTCTGGGCCTCAGGGCCGAGGGATCGGTCGCGGCCTGGGGGTGGAATTCCAATGGTGAGTGCGATGTCCCGGAGCCCAATACGGACTTCGTGGCGCTGGCCGGGGGTGAGACACACAGCCTGGGCCTCAAGGCCGATGGCTCCATCGTGGCATGGGGAGACAACAATTTCGGCCAGTTGGAGCTCCCTGAACCCAACACGGGATTCGTGGCGATCGCAGCGGGCGGATATCACAATCTGGGCCTCAAGGCCGATGGTTCCATCGTGGCCTGGGGCTCCAACAACGATGGCCAGTGCAACGTGCCGGAACCGAATTCGGATTTCGAGGTGTTGTCAGCGGGCGCCAGACACAGCCTGGGCATGAAGTCAGACGGGACCGTCGCGATCTGGGGATCGAATGACCAGTATCAGTGCAATGTGCCGGTGCCGAATGTCGGCTTCGTGTCGGTTGCACAAGGTGTATGGAAC
This window of the Candidatus Delongbacteria bacterium genome carries:
- the purU gene encoding formyltetrahydrofolate deformylase, with translation MPRPRNTAVLLIHCQDSPGLIARVTGWIQRHGGNILDLDEHVDQSEGLFCMRVEWGLAGFSLVDDAFVQAFDEELAGPLRMHWQLQMPGKRQRMAIFVTKQAHCIYDLLARWQSGELDCDIPLVISNHRHLERVAQQFGVRFECLDPQELGRTQLEQRQQALLEECAIDLVVLARYMQIVSAEFLARWHHRVINIHHSFLPAFPGARPYHSALERGVKLIGATAHYVTKELDAGPIIEQEVTRVSHRDDVHDLIRKGRDLEQLVLARAVHQHLSAKVLTVGNRTVVFD
- the nifJ gene encoding pyruvate:ferredoxin (flavodoxin) oxidoreductase encodes the protein MERRQLMLDGNEAAARVAYLLNEVIAIYPITPASSMGEWADQWASEGKPNLWGTVPHVEELQSEAGAAGALHGALQAGALATTFTASQGLLLMLPNMFKIAGELTPAVIHVAARSLAAQALSIFGDHSDVMSVRSTGFAMLAANSVQEAQDMAAVAHVASLESRIPFLHFFDGFRTSHEVAKITSLGREELRELLDERFVLEHRARGLTPDRPVLRGTAQNPDVYFQGRETVNPWVNACPTIVSDVMERFGKITGRQYRIFEYHGAADATDLIVIMGSGSQTVQAAVEALNAQGHKLGCLTVRLYRPFAVETFVSLLPASVQRIAVLDRVKEPGAPGDPLYLDVRTAIDEMVQQGRAPFTKAPVVTGGRYGLSSKEFTPAMVKAVFDELQKDNRRTHFTVGITDDLTFSSLDVDREFRVEDTLATRAVFYGLGSDGTVGANKNSIKIIGENTDNHAQGYFVYDSKKSGSMTTSHLRFGPKEIRKPWLIDSAGFVACHQPQFLESIDMLAVAAPGATFLLNTPWPADQIWDKLPRSVQRTLLEKKIELHVIDAVQVAKDAGMGGRINTVMQTCFFAISGVLPRDEAIQAIKHSIEKTYGKRGDELVRRNFEAVDASLAHLHRVELPLKVSSAIEMKDAIHGEADEFVRRVTAEIIAGRGDALPVSAIPADGTWPVGTTRFEKRDIANEIPVWDPDVCIQCGKCVLVCPHAVIRAKLPSVQELAGAPESFLHTTPKWPEHKERRYTLQVAPEDCTGCSLCVEVCPAKNKSAVGRKAINMEDKLPLLAAEKANWEFFESIPEMDRGALKHHAVKDIQLLQPLFEFSGACAGCGETPYLKLMTQLFGDRAVVANATGCSSIYGGNLPTTPWAANHEGRGPAWANSLFEDNAEFGLGMRLCIDRQTAYASELLTRFAPVVGEELAEAILNAPQETEVDLNAQRERVIQLKSALAGLDNPGASDLLSLADKLVRKSVWIIGGDGWAYDIGYGGVDQVLSSGANVNIMVLDTEVYSNTGGQASKATPRAAVAKFAAGGKDRGRKDLARMAMHYENVYVARVAMGANDAHTAKVLLEAESWNGPSLIIAYSHCIAHGFDLKHGMDQQKLAVQSGYWPLFRHDPRRAAQGLNPVQLDSKEGSIPLKQYIYNESRYTMLVHARKERAAELLLKAEHDVAERWADLRDLAGMPGHGETPDSGNKDA
- a CDS encoding dihydroorotate dehydrogenase-like protein, translated to MNMNTTWLGLTLRNPLVVSPSPLCDSLDNLRRMEDAGAGAIVLHSLFEEQINAESRELDSALRRGSESYSEVMSYFPDPGELSLGVDSYLELLRAASESLEIPVIASLNGVSSGGWIQIAKQLEQAGAAALELNAYHIPTDPSQSGEDVEKLYVFLARELRAVVRLPLAMKLGPYFSGFANMARRLENEQINGLVLFNRFYQPDFDLENLEIQPSLHLSRSDELLLRLRWTAILHGRTGLDLGITGGVHTGQDALKCMMAGARVAMLTSALLRNGIGHLGRVLEEMQHWMERKEYESISQMQGSMSQQAVANPNAFERANYLKVLSSYIL